Part of the Deltaproteobacteria bacterium genome is shown below.
CTTGTCAAAAGGCAGCGCTTTCCCGGAACTGAGCAAGCGCAACACCGCGCTTTCACCATGCACCGTGGGCAGGGTGGCCACGCGCAGCTCCAGTTCCCGCCCCTTGAATCGGACCCGGGCCTTGCCATCCTGGGGCAGACGCTTTTCGGAAATATTGAGATTGGACATAATCTTGATGCGAGACACAACGGGCTTGATGACGCTTTCCGGCACGTTCAAAACCCGCTCGCAGCTCCCATCCACACGCATGCGCACCACGCCGGGGCGGCCTATTCTGGAAGGCTCGATATGGATATCCGATGCTCCGATTTTATGCGCGTGCATGATGATCTTGTTCACGAACTGCACGGCCAGTTGACGACTTTCAAGCGAGATATCCTCATCCTCGATTCGGGAAAGCTCCAAATTTTCCTCGGCCGCATTCTCCAAATCCGCCAGGGTATCGCCCAGGTCGTCATTGTCGTCAAAATTTTCCTCGGCGTCATCATTCTCGGCAAAAGCGGCATGATGCCCGGCTCCAGTTGCCTCGCCATTTTGGGCATCCTTGGGCACCAAACTAAAATCTCCAAGAAAGGCGCGGATTTCCTCCGGCAGCGCTACTCGAAATTCATAGGCCTTGGCATTTAAAACCCGCCGTATTTCCTCGATTCTGTCCATGTCGTGGGGATCGGGAACCAAAACCACGACCAATGCGTCGGAAATTTGCAATGGAAGCCAAAGATTATTGAGCAAATACTGACGATTGATGCCCTTGAGAGACTGCTCTGGAATAGGCGCGCCCTGGAAACGGACAAAAGGAGTTTGGTAGTAAAGCTCCAATGACCGACCGATGTCATCGGGATCAAGGCCGAACTCGGACCGCAATATCCACGACAGCGGCTGCTGACGCTTCGCCGCCAAATTCTCCGCCTGCTCCAATTGCTCTCGTGCAAGCAGATCGCGAAAAATCAAATTTTCATACGGCCCCTTGGGGAGATTACTGTCCTCGTGCAGTCGACGCCCCATGAAGCTGACGATCAAACGACAAAAAGCCTCGTCTTCCCGGCTAAAATCGCCCTGTTTTTTATTCAAAACCTGAAGCACGCCCATGAGCGAACTCCCATGCTGGATGGGCATGGAAATCATGTTTCGGGCTTCGAGTCCGACAGCCCTGTCGCACCGCAGGTCATAGGCCAAATCAGGATGCACCTGTTCCAACACGTTGGTTTCCAGGGAATTCAAAACAAGAGGTGTACAGGATAAAGCCGTGTACCCCGCCACGCTGGCCATGGAAAAAGGCAGACGGAGCTCTTGTGGTCGACCTGCGACAGGCACGTGAATAAAAAGCTCGGATTTTTTGGAATCGCGCTTGAAAAGCCGAAATTCCTCGGCTCCGAGCAACGCCTGCAATTCAGGCAGGGATTGCTCCCAGGCTGCCTCGAAACTCGTGGCTTGTTGGTAGATATGATTGATCGAAATCAGCCGTGTCTTGCCCATGAGCCATCCCCAACAAACACAAACAAAACAAAAAAAAACGGGATCAATACAAGGCATTGATCCCGTGCCGGAGACACCGCCCTAATCCAGATAGGGCGAAGAAATTTCCCCTGTGTCCTGATTGGGCATGGCGCGTAACTTCATGATGGCCTCGTCCCGCTGCTGCTTGAAGATATACCGCTCGGAATGGCAACGGATACGGGCCACGAGCTCGGTCTTGTCCGGAAGCTTGATCATGTAGTCATTAGCCCCAAGCGCAATGGCTTTTTTCTTCAGCTCTGGTTCCTCGCGGGCAGAGAGCACGATCAACGGCACATCCCGAAAATCCTCGCTGCTTTTGAAGAACTTAACCATGGTCAAGCCATTTACCCCGGGCATGACCAGATCAAGCATAATCACCGTGGGCTGGGCGCTAAAAGCCTTTTCCAATGCCTTGTCGGGCTCTTTGCAGTAATGAAAGGTTATATCGTGCTCGCTGGCCAGTTTGATACGCATTGCCTCGCCGATCAAAAACTCATCGTCGATCAACAGCACGGAAATAGGAATGCGCCTGACATACTTATCCACCACGGATTCCACATCTTGAATATACATATCAGCCTTCCCGTTGAACGATCTGAACCTTGCCAAGATACGCTATCATTTCATCAAGCAGAGCCCTGATTTCGCGGTCTTCCTTTTGCATTGCGGCCGTCTCTATCTTAAAGCCGACATGGCCGAGATAATCGAACCCATAGGTGCTCCCC
Proteins encoded:
- a CDS encoding response regulator; its protein translation is MYIQDVESVVDKYVRRIPISVLLIDDEFLIGEAMRIKLASEHDITFHYCKEPDKALEKAFSAQPTVIMLDLVMPGVNGLTMVKFFKSSEDFRDVPLIVLSAREEPELKKKAIALGANDYMIKLPDKTELVARIRCHSERYIFKQQRDEAIMKLRAMPNQDTGEISSPYLD
- a CDS encoding GAF domain-containing protein — encoded protein: MPCIDPVFFCFVCVCWGWLMGKTRLISINHIYQQATSFEAAWEQSLPELQALLGAEEFRLFKRDSKKSELFIHVPVAGRPQELRLPFSMASVAGYTALSCTPLVLNSLETNVLEQVHPDLAYDLRCDRAVGLEARNMISMPIQHGSSLMGVLQVLNKKQGDFSREDEAFCRLIVSFMGRRLHEDSNLPKGPYENLIFRDLLAREQLEQAENLAAKRQQPLSWILRSEFGLDPDDIGRSLELYYQTPFVRFQGAPIPEQSLKGINRQYLLNNLWLPLQISDALVVVLVPDPHDMDRIEEIRRVLNAKAYEFRVALPEEIRAFLGDFSLVPKDAQNGEATGAGHHAAFAENDDAEENFDDNDDLGDTLADLENAAEENLELSRIEDEDISLESRQLAVQFVNKIIMHAHKIGASDIHIEPSRIGRPGVVRMRVDGSCERVLNVPESVIKPVVSRIKIMSNLNISEKRLPQDGKARVRFKGRELELRVATLPTVHGESAVLRLLSSGKALPFDK